The DNA sequence GGATTTTTGCgctatttctaaaaaataatgTCTAATTCAAAGTTTTGCTTACTCTATTTTACCTTCAGAAATATTTTAGGGTTGTCCCATCATTGCTAATAACGTCGAAAAATAACCAACCAACTTCAAGTCCAGTTTCACTGTATTTGGTCCACGCCTAGTCTGTCCAACTTGCTTCTTCTTTCAATGAGCAAAGGGTCTACAGTTCAGTGCTTGGCGAGGTGGAGTTAGTATTTAATTTACGAGACTAGACTCACGATCACTGGGTGATGCTTTCTAACCAGTTGCAAAATTTCTGACGGTAACGGAGTCAAACTCAAATTCTGCTTAGACaaaaggttttgtttttttttcagttccgagaaagaaaatatttcctgGCGCCGAAAATTAggtaattgaaaaaagaaataccaCGATGAGTTACATTTGAGATAATTTAAAAgaccttcttaaaaaaaagtaaataaaaatcattaccTAGCCTCTGGTATAAAATATATTCATGCATTGAATAGAAGTGTATGCAGCTTTATTATCTCTTCCAGCTATAATAAAGATAGTGTATAACATCACATACTTCTGTATGTCTTACAAAACAGGAAAGAATCTGAAAACTAGGTACGTTtgtttataacaaaaaaaaaaaaaaaaaaaacttcgaaatGATAAATGGAACAAAGGTTAAGCCTCAAGTGCCAGTTTTGCGACATTTTCACCAAGGGCATCAACTGCATCTGAAACTTTAACTTCACAAGGCTGTTTAACACTTGTCTGCTCTTGATCAGCAATTGAAACTTTCTTCTGGTGAAACGAGCGTGAGCGATTCTTTTGAGACTGCGAGCGACGTCGATATTTCTCGCCACGATCCAATCTATTGTCTGGATTACCTCCATTTCGTACAAGACTTGGCATATCCTTTCGTTGCATTTGTGGGTCGAAATGAGTAGAAATTATATCAATCAGAACTTCTATTTCTTCCGGTTTTCCTTTTACAGACTCTGTAATCATTTCGCGGACACCATCTTTTCCTCCTTTACGAGCAAATGTTTCAGCTAAAGAAGCAAATTCTAGGTCAGCATCAACAAGAAGCCGTCGGAGTTTTGCAGCGTATGAGCGAACACCCATTCTTGTACGTGGGCCAAAGTAATAGCTGAATATTGGCTTCAAATTGGCTTCTTTACTAACATATTCTTTGATCTTGTTCAACTCAGCTTGAGCACTGGATGGTGAAAAGATAACTGATTTTAAGGATTCAAATTTAAGctctttttctttactttgaatCAAGTAAGCTTTTTCAAGGTAAACCGCGCGCTTTACAGCAGCATCAAGACAAAGTTGATGTTCTCCAACAGACGTAGTAATAAACTTGCGACAAGACTTGAATTCATGTTCTGAATCATTGAGGTTTGCGAAACCTTTAACAATTTCAGTAAAAGCTTCAAACATACCATAGCGCATGTAAGCCTGGACTAAATGCACTGCATTACTCTTTCGTCCATCACAGCCGACAAGAATAACTCCCTCTTTCTCgccttttacctttttaagccaTCCAAGAAATTCATTTAATCCAGAATACTCAGTTCGAGACGGTATGATAGCGTTGCGAACGCAGTCTTTTAGTTCTCGGTACTTACCACCAATA is a window from the Artemia franciscana chromosome 17, ASM3288406v1, whole genome shotgun sequence genome containing:
- the LOC136038014 gene encoding maternal protein exuperantia-like isoform X2, coding for MAPDISDAVIAATPTESFPDGDYMLVFYDLSLTGFRLIDEIIDIGAYCNSKDKFSAAIMPYCDLPPNLQNMYGMRVVTIGGKYRELKDCVRNAIIPSRTEYSGLNEFLGWLKKVKGEKEGVILVGCDGRKSNAVHLVQAYMRYGMFEAFTEIVKGFANLNDSEHEFKSCRKFITTSVGEHQLCLDAAVKRAVYLEKAYLIQSKEKELKFESLKSVIFSPSSAQAELNKIKEYVSKEANLKPIFSYYFGPRTRMGVRSYAAKLRRLLVDADLEFASLAETFARKGGKDGVREMITESVKGKPEEIEVLIDIISTHFDPQMQRKDMPSLVRNGGNPDNRLDRGEKYRRRSQSQKNRSRSFHQKKVSIADQEQTSVKQPCEVKVSDAVDALGENVAKLALEA
- the LOC136038014 gene encoding maternal protein exuperantia-like isoform X1, producing the protein MVRRRIVNTIAKGKMAPDISDAVIAATPTESFPDGDYMLVFYDLSLTGFRLIDEIIDIGAYCNSKDKFSAAIMPYCDLPPNLQNMYGMRVVTIGGKYRELKDCVRNAIIPSRTEYSGLNEFLGWLKKVKGEKEGVILVGCDGRKSNAVHLVQAYMRYGMFEAFTEIVKGFANLNDSEHEFKSCRKFITTSVGEHQLCLDAAVKRAVYLEKAYLIQSKEKELKFESLKSVIFSPSSAQAELNKIKEYVSKEANLKPIFSYYFGPRTRMGVRSYAAKLRRLLVDADLEFASLAETFARKGGKDGVREMITESVKGKPEEIEVLIDIISTHFDPQMQRKDMPSLVRNGGNPDNRLDRGEKYRRRSQSQKNRSRSFHQKKVSIADQEQTSVKQPCEVKVSDAVDALGENVAKLALEA